CGGGGACAGCGCTGCAGCTTTTGTGCCCGCGAGCCTGTGTTCCCTCCACCCCTTGAGTGTAGAAGTGGAGGAGACGATGGAGGAGGTATGATGAGTCCTGCCATTTAAAACTACTCAGACGCACGCCAtccattcattttatttctagaAAATACCATCTTTTTTGTTTAGTTTTCATTTTTTGTGCATGGTTTCACGTTCCATTTTCAAATCCTTCACCCCAAACCTAGCTGGATATTTTGGCCAGTATGCCCGATGTGTTTGGCATCTCCCAAGATGCTTTGTGCTCTGATGTCAAGACGGTTGAAAATGAGACATGCTCAGCAGAACCACGTGAACATCAGTTGGACCTGCTAGTTGTAAGTGAAGAAGATGCCAATGGAACAGATGTTTACCCCTAGTTTAAATCCTCAGCCTAAATAATGTCTCTCATATCTTGAAGTAGACCTGTTTGCATGGTTTCAGACACAGTAGTGCAGGAAAAACGTGAGGGATGTTCTCAGTCTGTTAAATGGCCTTTATTagtctgtattttatttttcttctataTACCCCCCCAGCGCAGACAGGACTGAACCATTTTCTGTTAAAATATCAGAAAATGATTTTGGTCTCATTGGAACAAACCTAGATAAATAAAGGTTCTAATAATAGATTTAGCTCGCCTCTCACTGTCATTCATTCTCTCCTGAAGGATGTTATAGACTGCCTCCCTTCTGAGTACACAGGTGAGCACGTTGGTCATTCACAAACAACCTTGATatggagttcttttcctccttccatttAATGCTTGCTGAAATACTTTTTTAgtgtctgaggaggagagctACAATGAGGCTGCTCAGACTCTGTTGGCCATCGGCAACCTCGCTCCAGGTGCAACGTCTGCAGAAAATCATTCTGCTTTAAAAGCAGGTGAGTCACCCGTGTCACGTCATTCAGATCACGTGTTAAAGGACTGAAATTTGATGATGTTTTCACTTGCAGAGGCAGTCAGTGAGGGTGAAAGAACCCTAGAGACGGATCAAGGTACTGCATCAATGTCCGACAATAGGGAAATGGCTACTCATGGAGTCGCAGGTTCATCAGAGTCTGTCGGCAATACGGAACCACAAAGCAGTCTAAATGATAATGGCCATGCAGCTTCAGCTGGTGATCAGAAGACTGAGACTCCTCAGCTGCCACCAAGTGCAGAGAACTCAGAACAAATCTCTTCACAGGCCAAACCAAGACGCACGTCTAAGATAAAACCAAATCCTGTCCTCCGAACCTCGAGGGCTGTTCGGTCAAAAACCCAAGCAGACACACCTCCAGGAAGTGTGGAGAGCAACGCGGCTGCTCCCAGCAGCTCTGAAACCACTGAGATTCCATCAGCCACTGAAGTAAACAAGACAGAAATGAGTCAAAATTCATCATCCAATGAAATTTGTGAGGGAAAAGtccctgaagcagcagctggcagtCTGGAGAAGGACGCATCGACTGGAATGGAAACAAGTTTGGAGCCGATGACCACAGATGAAATTGTGACGCCGGGGACATCTGAGAGTGCAGGTTTAGCTTCAGACAAGCCAGCCACCGATGCTTCTGTTTCAGATCCAAACATGGGAGACGACTCAGCTGCCAGTCAAAAGGAAGAGGGCAGAAATGCCCTTCACACCAGGAAGAGGCGCTTCCAGAAAGCCAAACCCAACTTACCGACGACACCAAGAGCGGCACGTTCAAGATTTCAAACCACACAAGGCTCCGCATCAACTCCGGACCCTGAGCTGAAGTCGGCTGAGACGGACATCTCATCCCCTGGCAGCAGACAGGACCTGGGCTCTGACTCGCTCCCATCAGAGACGGGCCtgacagcagagaagaaaacTGAGCCAGAACGTGTGCGTCAGTTGCTCTCAAGTGTAGCAGCCTCGGATCAGATTACTGTACGTACACAAGAGGCCACGACAGAACTCGGCTCAACTGAGGCTGTAGGAGAACAAATACATTCCCACATGGGTGAAAAGGAACCGTtaccagaacctgcagcagttaCATCCAGTGACCCTTCTGCTTCATGTCCTATCAACAGGGAAGACccagctgtctgtcagagggGAGCAATGGAATCTTCATCCACTAATCCTGTCAGGAAGGGTCGATTCCAGAAAGTCAGGCCCAAACCAAACCTAGTGTCAATAGCCAGAAGCGTGCGGTCCAATCCAACAACCTCGAACCCACCCTCGACCCCACGGAGCTACGAGGCAACAGGGGGCCAGGCTACAGGGCCACCTGCGATCACCTCTCCTGTTAGGATCATTGACGGTGCTGCTTCTGGGTCGGGTCTGTTACCAACACCTGACACCAGCTCAAGTGTCACGGCGCCCCAGGATCCTATTATGACTGAGGCAGAACAGACAGGTGTGGGTGTCGAGGGCCAAGCGGAATCGAGTGTTGATCCGAGCACCTCGCTAAACAAAGACCTGCCTGTCACTCAGGAAGGGACGGCTACTACCTGCCCGACGAGAAAAGGTCAGAGGCTCAAACCCAACCTGCCGCAGACGTCGAGAAGGGCCCGGTGTAAACCTCAGAGCGCAGAAGAACCTGTCGCAGCCACGCTTGTGGAGAAACCTCTCTCCTGTGATGTCTCAGCATCACAGAATGACCAGATTTCAAGCGCAGGTCCTGCTGGAACGCCAGACATGGCAGCCCCCTCAGCGACCTCTCAACTATGTCCCGTGATGGATTTGACCTTAGCTGAGGACCAGGGGAAGAACGTTGGAAGTTCAGAGTGCCCTGCAAAACACGAACCGCAAAGAAGGCGACGTTTTGCCAAAGCAAAGCCCAATTTTGGGTCATCTGCTAGAAATGTACCAGCAAAACTACCTCCCAGTGACACCAGTAAAGCCTCAGAACAGCATCATGAGGACACACAGATACTCCTGCCACCCACAGAACGAGACGGTGAGCATTCCATGTCAACAGGAAAGTCTGGAGACAGCCAAAATGATGAAGTCATGGCCTCTCATCGCGTTGCCACGGCAATCCACGGGGTCGCCCACAACCGGTCGGCAAGGACAGACTCAGACACTCCATCAGACGATGCAGCTGACGTTTCTCAGGTCCGGCATCCAGAAAATGTCTCAGCTGGGACAGAAATGAAATCTGTCCGCGTGGAACCGTCGCCTGGTGTGAAAGAAAGCCCCCAGCAGGCCTGTTCAGAGCGGAAAAGTGGAGATCCACACACTTCTGGAACAGCTAAAGCCACTTCAGTGACCCAAAGGTGACGCAGTTTAACGAGTAACTTTTGTTGCTGTGATTTATTAAAGATGACAGGCATTGTTTCCATTTGAAGCAGGCGGGGTGATCAGTCAGAGCCTgtggcttttgcaaaagcctTAGCAGTTCTGGCTCGAAGAGGCCGGCTCGTTAGGCCAAAACCCAACCTGGGACCCAGCAGCAGATCCAAACAGAGCCAGATTTTaacacagagagaaggaggTTTGAGGGCCATAAAGGTTTGACTTTTCTTTGCTGCCCAGGAACAGTATTTTTACTCCTGCTGTCTTCTGTAAATCCACAGATTGTAGCTCCAGCGATGCGCAGGTTTCCACACAGCGACCGATAGGGGGCGCCGTTGAACAAGAAAATCCTGCTGCTGGCGCGTCATCAGAGGTTCTTGATCATGTGGATCAGCCACACGCTGTCGCTGGACCACCTCTGGGCAGTTTAGACGAAGTGAGTTATACTCAGGTGAgcttcagagcagcagccatgtgTTCAAGGCTGTTTCAGCTggtttcagggttttttttaacctctgtCCTAGGATTTAACCACATCCAGTGCAGCTGGCCACCAAATTCCGGCAGATTTCATGCTTTCGGAGAGTAAGTCATGAGATCACCTTCCTTTATCCTGACGGTGATAGTAGCTTAAACCCTTCTCCCTCTTCAGTGCTGTCAGGTCAAGTCCCCGCAGACCCAGATGAGACATTTTTCATCCTGTCCCTGACTGAGATTCCGCTGTGCTCGCTGCGAGAGATGGGGGACAGCACCTCAGAGCCCCTTCTTCCTGTAGCCGAGCTgtcccaacagcagcagaggtttgtGCCCCACTCTGCACACTCCTGGATTCAGTTTGGCCTTCGATTCAGTACATTTCTTCATCCCCTTCAGTGTTTCAGAGGAATCTCTGGGCGAGCCGCCCGCCCAGGTCGTTGTGTCCATTAAAGAGGGCGGCCTGGTCACGGTGGGGGGTGTCCCTCCAGACCCTGCAGCtcataaagtaaataaagtagGAACTTACAGAGCTGTCACTCAGCAACAGTTTTTCTCATTTCTTACTTGTCTCACCTTCATTAGGGTTCTGACCTTGACAACCCAGTGGATCCACACGGTAGAGTGATgaaatgttctgttttctttaacCTGGTCACGCCGTCCGCTCAGAAATGGTAACTGTGTTATGTCTCTGAAACAGAGAGCGTAGCCGTGGAAGCGTCCACATCACCAGCAGCTGAACGTCGGCCTCCCAGACCGAGACGGAGGCACGGTCAGAGCACAGCGGGTACATGAGTTCAGCCATGAAACCTGCTCTAACAGAGCCAGCGCACACCTTTGATCACGTCCTCCTTTATCTCCAAAGCAGCCAAACAGCATCAAAGAAAGAAACGCGGCAGGGGCGCCTCGGAGCTTCCTGGACCTCTGCCAGAGCCAGAAGGACACCTTCGAAACGTGACTCCGGGAGGTGGGACGGACGCCAAAGACGCCCgctcagcagcaggaaccaCACTCACAAGGACAACGCGTCTCCGTGCTTCTTCACATGGTTCTCCGTGTgatgaacacaaacactccGCAGTCTCCCCACCACACAGCATCGCTAAAACGGCGGCGGCGCAGCAGGACACGGCCTCGGCTCCCCCTCCCGCTCCGCCACCACCAGCCGAAGAGGACGCGGAGCTGATCTCAGACACAGAGGTGGATCCAGGACCACTTTAAATGAAGCATTAGCCGTGTGTAATTTGGCCGATTTCATCAGCGTTTGTGTCTTTCTGTTCCACAGGAGAACGACGGGACGGAGCAGCCGCCCACAGGCGTGTCTCAGTACTTCCTAAGTGACATTTTTACAGAAGTGGAGGATGAGTGACGGCCGTAGAGATGGATGAGTGGCAGCAGGTGCCTTTTTTCATGTTGACTTCAAGGAACGCTTAATTTATAGTTAGTATTTATAGTGAGAGTTCTTGTCCCATTATTGTTTCGCGAATACCTCCCTACTAATCCTTCACCTGTGCTGCCTGATGCGCAGCACAACTGTCGTGTATATAGTGTAGATAtgttaaacattaaaatgtccTTGTACAGCTCAATTATTGGTTTGCTAAAGTCAAATATAGACTGATAAAAGATGTCCACCCGCATCATTGGACTCAGGAAAGGTTTATCTCCTGAACATCATTgttgtaaataaatgtttttaactCTCAATAATTGTGTTGAATTTATTATGCAGACTTCAATGAAGCCTTCAATCAGGGCCAATtaatccagtcctcaagggcaaGAGTCCACtcgggttttctgtccaaccagaAGCACAAACTGCTTTCTCCAAAGTGGGATTCCAGCCGAAGGCGGCGtttacctggtaggacagaaaaccggGCTGGAACACCGGGCCCAAAATCCAGCCCTCTGCGACTTAAACTGACCCTAAAAATCCTTGAATATTAGCATTTTCCTGGTTATTTTATTACAATGTAGCTCCTGTTTCTGTTACTAAGCGACGCTAATCCTGAGCACGCTCCCACAGTCGGGACTGAAACTGAGGGATCTCGGTGTTGGGTAACTAGGTCCGCCTCTCGCTTTGGTTCAACTGTAGAGATCGTGCAGGTCATTTCCTGGAGACGGGAGCGGACCTCAGCCACCACAGGGGTGGACATGAGTGGAAACGGCACGGTCAGTTAAATGCAGTGTTATTTTATGGGTTTGGAGATTTAGACTGAgctattttaaatgtttgcaaTACCTGACAGGAAAGGATTATAATCTGTTCAAATCATCATACTGAAGAGAGTGATGGAAACGAGACAGCAGCCTTTAaaaagggatggggggggggcccaGCTCTTATTTCTGGACATCAGTCTGCAGCTCGTGCGAGGTTGACCTTGACTCAGCAACAAGAGCCAGTTAAAAGTTCAAAGGTTCAACAGACCGCTTGAAAAGGTTGCAGCATTTTCAAACTTTGACCCCCAGGAATGCTTTGTCTCTTTGGATAATGtttgagagagagggagcttGAAATAACGTCACTCTTGTAGGCATCTtagcgacctttgaccccacggCCACATGCTTGATTCAGTCACACTAGCTGAACAGACAGCAGGCTCTAGGAATCCGCCCAATAACAGGCTGAGTCAAGGCAATATGAGTTACGCAACAGGCGGCTGACCCCGAGAACTGGACCCTGATGTGGGTGGTTAAGGCAGAGTGAGCCTCGCCGGTATGTAAGAGCCTCTGATCCTTTTTTCAGATTACAATTGTCTTAAAGTGACGGGAAAATCTCCCCATGCTCTGCAAAAAAGCAAGTCCAAGAACCTCATCTTGCTGCTCATAGTGTTATGCATTAATaattgtatatatttatatagctATTGTTTCAGCAAACATGATGAAAAATACAACCTAGAGCGTCTCTTGCCCCCCCATTTAAATAGATTCTTGAAAGCTGGTGGGATGGTGaagtgatgaagatggagagggaggTGCAGATGCGAGAGGGGCCGCGAAGCTGCTGGCGGCTTGTTCCAGGGTGGATCAGGCCCTGGAGGCTTCCAAGAGCCCCCTGACCTCCAACACCCACCTTCTGGCCCTGCTTAGCCACCTGCAGCAGATGAGGACGGATCGAGTCTCGGAGGAGATGCGACGCAACTCGGTTGGACTGGGAATTCTGGCAAAGGCTCAAAACCAGTAAATTCAAAAAAGGTGATGTGTCTCCTgtcagccactagagggcagatgAGCTCGTTTTCTCTCCCACCCTAACGTCatttaaaaaggcttttctcCTGCAGGCCCCCTGAAGAACGAACACCCTGTTTGGGGACAATTGCAGTTTCAGGTCAGCCGATGCACaattaaatggaatttaaacAAACTAATGTCAGTGTTATATTTCACACTGGCGATGTAATTTCGACAGATCTGAGAATCCCACTGATGTGGAAAGACTACTTCAGAAACAGTTGAGGCAGGTGGTGTTTGTGTGATGACGGAAACATGTAATTAAGCCATCAACAATAGTTTAAGGAATTTGAAGCCTGGCTGGCAAACCCATGGCATTTCACTGACTTCCTTGAATGTGCTTGATTCCTGAACACAGATGAGGAAGTTTCTATTTATAttttctgcagaaaaacacTGCTGTGTCGTGTTCTGCGTGCTTCTGTGTGGAACAGAGATCCAGGACACTGATCTGGTGATGGTGGACAAGACGCTCACCAACATCTGTTTTGAAGACCCAATCATTTAGTAAGGCGGTTTGGTTCTACGTCTGCATTTGATGAACGTCCACTTTATGGGCACCTCaactacgtgtgtgtgtgtgtgtgtgtgtgtgtgtgcgtgcgtgtgtgtgtttgtgtgtgtgtagcagcaaCGTAGGTCCAGGCTTTCTGCTTTGTGTTCAGCTCTACAGCAGCTCTGTGGCAAACAACCCGTCCACGCGGACTTCAGGATCCAGGAGACGGAGCCGCCTGGGGGGTTGTCCTGCCTTTGCCCGTATgcagctgggagaggctccagcaccctccctgtgacttTGAAAGGGATAAcgcaagaaaaggaaaacaagaacaTCTAAACCATTTTCAATTAAGCAAAAGTAGCCTCATACTTCCCAGATAAGGTCAAGTGGGCCCCCGGGGGCTCAGGCTGGGACCCATTGCACAAACCATGACGCCAGCATGCTGCTCGGAGAATGAGACCTTGTCTCTTTGAATGTGAAATGCTGTTCTTGGCGCGTCTGCTTCTGTCACTTTGTGGCCTACGCTGGAAGCACTTAATAACCCCAATAACGCTGAGAGCTGAGTCACAGTCAAACTCAATGTTGTGTAAATGCAGAAACCTGTCAAATGTTGAACTGTTGCACTATGAGGCGGGGAtggatgacacacacacacacgataatATGTTTCATTACAGCACACACAACGTTGCGGTAAGGTTTCAATCAAGGCTGCTGACAGACACATTTACCTCTGCTGTCAAAATCCAGACAGATATTTTTTTCATTAGCTGCTGTCAAAAGAAATGTTTGAATGCACCTGTATACCAAAGATTCCTTCTGCTGAGAGGTGAAATTAGCCCCTAAGCCAAACGTGTTCATTAGTTTCACCTGCTCATCAAAAGAAAACTGATATCAATCAATTGACATTCTTCAATGACACATCGGGATACATCTTTTCAAAGGTTTATCTTTAATTATGGACATATAGAATGCTGTCTTAAAAACAATACAAATTGTAAATGTGTACAAAAACGGCCTGCACAATTAAAACTAATAAAGTCTTCGTTGAGCAGACATGATGATGCAGCGGGGTGTTTTAAAAAGGTCTTTGGTTTCCTGTTGTTAGTGTTGAAACTATTCTACTGTAAAGGAAAATCACACATTCAAAATCAGAACACAGCACGGGTGTGGATCTGGATCCCCTCTCAAGGAGTCGGGCTCCAGAAGGTGCGTGGAGGTGAGCCTGACCAGCTCTAGCTGGTGCCTTTCTACCGCCCACACAAGCTCGGGCTCCTTCCCCCCCAGCATGGTGACATTCCACGTCCCTGTAGTCAGAGTTTTGGTCCGAGGTCTGGGTCGTCCTGGCCAAGACTGCCACCCAAACCACACTGCACCGGCCCCTCATGAGAGGACGGTTTAAAAAAGAGACCATTCTGTGCTGGTCACAGCTTGTTCATAAGGAACACCATGTCGAGCATAAGGCCGTTCATCAGTGTTGATAAAGGGACGGGCTGAGCTGTCACCTCATCACTGGTACTGAGTCGGATCCACTGGCAGGGGAACAAGTTGGACCTGGCAGACCCTTGCAATACGTGGGGGTTTGTAGTGGACCACGTTTGTAACGGCCACGAGGACTCTGGTGCCGGGGCGGTGACCCCCgaacctgctggtggacacTGGGAGTAGGGGAAGCCGTCAAGAGTCCCATGGgtccatgttggcctgtggccAAGCAAGAGAGTGTTTTGTTGAGTGACAGAAACTAATGTCAATAACCCCCAAACGATTAAACGGGAAAAGTCTCACAAATACTTGAATGAGATTTTCTAATTAGGATCCACAGATGTGCGCTCTGTTGTCAAGAGTTTCCATCCAAATCGTCGTCTTACAGATCATCTATAGGAGAGCACGAAGGTGTGTTCAAAGCCCGACCCGATCTTTTGGCACGCCGCCGCCTCATCACAGCCCGAGTGCTCTTCACAGTCCACATTCATGCTGAAATCTTTCTGCAGCAGACAACAAATCAAGATAATTGCAGCGTGCTATTAGGCTCTGACATGTGATATACTGCAGATGTATGTACTTAATTATCATTCCTATATGTTCTGTACGTGTCTGCAGACTTTAAGCTATCGGGTAGCAGTATGTATGTACTGTAGCTGCAGCCACCTCAGGCATATACTGATCTTCACCACTTCATATCACATTTAGATTAAATGGACATTCTTATTATCATTTGTCAGGTCAGTGGAAACAGTGCTGCGACCTCCTCGTGAAGGTCGACACCGCCGGGTCCCATAAAGCCACCATCTTCAAGAGGCGTCCGCTGCGGGATGACAGACCAAGAAAACCTAGAAAAACAGGGTGTTGCTCACCCTGCAATTTAGAGTTCTATGGAACTATGGTATAGAGTAGCTGCTGTTCCACAGAGCGACTTTAAATATCACAAGGGTTATTGCATCACATTCCTTTCATCACCTGCAGACAGTAAACCCAACAAACGAGTTGGCATTAATAGCAGGATGTGAGTGAGGATAAATATCAGTCTCTGCACAGACGTCACCACCATGAGTGAGCACATTATACGTCGAATGTTTCCGATAAACCGCGGCAGCAGTGAAGCAATATCGCGGCTGCCATTGTGACGCACGCGACATGCAGTTCTTATCTGAAACGGACTTTTGATGTCTTGTGTTTTAGCGCCTCCGCCGTGCCCCAGAGGAGGGCTCGTATCAGGATTTACCGGCCGCGCTTTTCTGCATTCTTATTCTAAGAAAGGTGGATGGCATGTTTCAGCTGCTGTTGACATCAATGTAGATGCACCTGATTGTAGCACAgcagcacggggggggggcatgaacGGCATCTGCCCCCGGCGTCTATGAATAGAAATGTACACATTTCGCAACCAGCTACCTCTGAAATAATGACACAGTCCAGCAAAATTCCTGAATGCTGACAACTGGCAAACAATGCTGCGTTTAAATCTCTTTCTGCAGTGGCCGTTTCTTCAGATTTCCGTCTCCTATAAGACCCGTGCGAAGGATCAGGCTCAGCCATAATTGGCTGGGACTACTTGCTGGGTCGGTCCGCTCGTGACAATACAAACGTTAACAATCGGAAGCTTGATGAATTGTCTATTTGCCTTTGATGAGGTCAGGAGTTGAATCACTGCAgaggcagacaaacaggcaCAATGACTCGCCTCAATGGGCCTCCCATGCCTTCTGAATCGATCACCACAGAGAAACCTATGTTGTCTTTTTGGCACCTAATTTGACTTCTGTGAACGGCAAACAGTCAGACAAAGCACGCCGGTGTTGAATGCTACAGATGTTGTTCAAGGGTGTTGCGGTTTGACAGAATAATGCCAGAGATCAGTGGAAATGATGACCTGGGGGACGAGTCTCACATCGGATCCGTGTGAAACAACCAGTGATTGGCTCCGTACAATGTGGGCTTTGTAAACTTGGAACACTCTGAATGGGACTGTTCTGCTTGGCTCACAACTGTCACTTGTGAGGTCTTTTTCCATCCACAGATTTATTTGTTTGAAGGTAACCGGCAGCACGGCCTGAAATCATCTCTCAATTGCTTTCAAGAATGTTGTTGTGATCACCTATTGGGCATTGTCTCTTTGTTCTCCACAGAGAGGGCATGGTGTAATAGGAACATTTTAAAGAATTCAGCCTCCGCCTGCGAAGGTTCCAGCCCTGCTTAGCCGTTGGCACAACAGTAGTAACACTTCACACTTCGCTTCAGAGTAATAGGCCTAATAAAGGGCCTTATCTTTCTGTCagctaattgtgtgtgtgtgtgtgtgtgtgtgtgtgtgtgtgtccagcagatTTAACATTCACTTTGTTCCTCTTAACTTTGCAGTTGTTGAGCTTTCACTGGACCTGCCAGGACCTAAATAACTCGCCTCAGCACACATGGACATGATGGTGTGTgatgatatatttatatatactatGTATAGGTATTCTGGACTAATAAATTAACTCCAGCTTTACGAAAGCTTAACAAATTGTGGGGGTTTTTTGCACATAGAGCCCCAAAGCGTTCCATCTCAATCAGAAGTTGCCCCATACTTGCAAAATTTATTGAAAAAtcttatatatatttatatgatcacatttaaaacaattacAGTGCGTTACAGTCTAAAAACTGAATAATGAACCGAATCTTAAATAGGAAAAGCTCATCCTGTTGGGGAAGGTCAGTTGGCAACtagtgtgaaaacacacataaagCAGGAAAGAGTGTTGTTAAAGTTTTACTGGAGGTAAATAAGTAGtttcataaaattaaaaaactCACAAAGATCTTAAAGTCCATTTACAATCATTGTAAATTGGCTTCCAATCACCACAGACATGAACAGATCACAGGGAGCTGGAGATGATTCTCTTCAGCTTCATCACCTCCTCAGAGGAGAGCTGCAACACGGGCGTGGAGCTGGAGTCCAGCAGGTGCACGGACGAGGGGCCCGGCGCCCACGTCCTGCTCCCCCTGTGGACCGCCGGACCTGTGATCTCTGGGTCATCGGAATCCCAACTGTTGGGGCGTTGGGAGCTGCGTGACATATTAGCATCCTGCTCACCATACAGATCCTGGCCGGTGGCATTTTTTAGGTGGCAACCCGGAGGTAAATGTAAGGAGGCGGTGAAAGCTGACTGGCTCATGTGTGGATGCCTATAACCAGGGTGGATGACGGGCGATGTCCTCTGCCTCGGCCTCGGATCCTTGCTGATCTGGGGGGGATTTTGGAGGTTCGGGGGAAGCGTCAGGGTGGTGGGCTGGTCTTCTGCTTCAAAACATCTCCTCTGCCTGGAGGGCTCCTCCGGCTTCTGCTCTGGCTCTGCGGCCGGAGACCTGCACTGCTTGAGCCAGTTGTAAAGCGCCGACAGCGGCACCTCGAtttccacctccccctccttgtTCCGGCGAGGCGGGCCGGGCAGGAAGTGGCTCAGGGGGAGCTTGCTAACGTCTGGACTTGAGCTTTTACTTTGTTTTACCTCTACAACGAGGTCTGTTTTTGGAGAACTTGGCTTTGGCGCTGTAAAGTCAGCACCTATGTCCGTTTGACCCCGAGCAGCGGCTGCGTACGCCATGCTGCTCGAGTCTGCGGCGCCAGCGTAGGCCTCTTGGCCATTCACGGGAAATGAATGTATCGAGCCTCCAGAACCGGCCTCATTACTCTGGGCCTCTCGCCTTCCGCTCACCACCTGCGTGCACTGGGAACTGTACAGAGAGAAGGGCTTGTTCAGAAACTTAGGGTTCTTGCTGGACAGGGGCGCGGAAAACGAAGACGCGGGCTTGGTGTCGGGGTCCCGTCTTGGCCCCTTCATGCTGAGGTTGAGCGGCTCGGTCAGCCCGGAAGAGTTCTTGTAGCACTCGGCCAGGTAACGTAGGTTATCCAGGGGCTCCTGAGCTGGTGCCGCTTGGCTATAGGGTTCAACGGCTGGCTGTGGCAGCTGAGCCATGGGCAGCTCAGGAGGTAACACAGGAGGTAACACCGGGGAGTGGTAGTAGGGGGGGCACTGGAGCGGCATGCGGAAGGCGCTCCCATGCTGGTCTCCGTGGAAGGGAGGTGGGTTTTGCTGGGAAAAAAGTATATCCGTTAGAGGCTGAAGGGACTGTTGTAGTAAATTTGGGACACACCTTTTTCAAGTCTGCGGTTTATCTAAACAAAtcgctggggggaggggggggggaccaaccTGATGCTGAGGCACTGAGATGATCTTGCATTTGGCAGGTGGGCCGTCGTAGCCATAGCAACCATAGTCTGAGGAGTGGCAGTGTTTGTGCTGATGGTGAGGCAGCATGCTCAGCGACAAGCCCTTCAGGTGGAACTCGTACGGCAGGAGCAGCCTGCACCAAATCCAACAAACAAGGACTGGATTAGGAAT
The sequence above is drawn from the Takifugu rubripes chromosome 6, fTakRub1.2, whole genome shotgun sequence genome and encodes:
- the LOC101069937 gene encoding transcription factor TFIIIB component B'' homolog isoform X7, producing the protein MFRRSRFSVRPNVGAAGRTAAAPQEAPPVNQNNEDTSKITAPSDTDTAVAEKSATTPSENPSAQGDGSDQIADTSSAAVQRRKRFSVKPKVVPGRPSVLARTAKSPVKADRETPLNVPGKAEDGTENASQSSAAAAPRELPSTRRRRPSEDSQQSKIQPKPQPVPSDSSAAATEDLRNRSHQPADAGERLETTSDCQVKESPFKVPEKVPPSLPRKDVSEISERAKMLVSSKIGRSTSAASFSLSRLLNDPSDLHRLAKARKLRELLKEEAHKEKRLKRSKWQSKEFTLDPAKMTMRDLIHYLPESNPMNSCLEVAAPEDESVVSPFPEGEDPPERAQEPAGSQRDEGEDEDEEAADGDQDEALLVPQVKVAEDGSLIIDESSLTVEVQRAKGPNLIQDRDPIFERGSTTTYSSFRKGSYSKPWSNEETDMFFLAVSMVGTDFTMICQLFPHRARSEIKNKFKKEERQNSWRVDKAFRERRKLDIEYFSKLLEMILEVQKNRKKHRSLAQRNGTKKRKGKGKKAQKKLSDVEEEEEDEIPDLEEEEDDEDEDLCSESQAAVSPPKKQRKMSHGQEATTDERGRHSRDNGEQDKVCIPEAAEASPHDDDASTDRPVADPTASEDAAVKPDKPSPGRAARPLPRLDRKCVKKPPAPSTTSKNNTSGEADVTGNDAATDECKKRKADDVSSDEEATKCQPLKPTRYGRMPKPTKPLTYPTKEDALSSPSEAPPASPTAPSAPRPKSKCPAKKKGKASVQEPKRPKLITLRASQSEYSDDDGEENQEWAGPQQQLGCASSGDSAAAFVPASLCSLHPLSVEVEETMEELDILASMPDVFGISQDALCSDVKTVENETCSAEPREHQLDLLVDVIDCLPSEYTVSEEESYNEAAQTLLAIGNLAPGATSAENHSALKAEAVSEGERTLETDQGTASMSDNREMATHGVAGSSESVGNTEPQSSLNDNGHAASAGDQKTETPQLPPSAENSEQISSQAKPRRTSKIKPNPVLRTSRAVRSKTQADTPPGSVESNAAAPSSSETTEIPSATEVNKTEMSQNSSSNEICEGKVPEAAAGSLEKDASTGMETSLEPMTTDEIVTPGTSESAGLASDKPATDASVSDPNMGDDSAASQKEEGRNALHTRKRRFQKAKPNLPTTPRAARSRFQTTQGSASTPDPELKSAETDISSPGSRQDLGSDSLPSETGLTAEKKTEPERVRQLLSSVAASDQITVRTQEATTELGSTEAVGEQIHSHMGEKEPLPEPAAVTSSDPSASCPINREDPAVCQRGAMESSSTNPVRKGRFQKVRPKPNLVSIARSVRSNPTTSNPPSTPRSYEATGGQATGPPAITSPVRIIDGAASGSGLLPTPDTSSSVTAPQDPIMTEAEQTGVGVEGQAESSVDPSTSLNKDLPVTQEGTATTCPTRKGQRLKPNLPQTSRRARCKPQSAEEPVAATLVEKPLSCDVSASQNDQISSAGPAGTPDMAAPSATSQLCPVMDLTLAEDQGKNVGSSECPAKHEPQRRRRFAKAKPNFGSSARNVPAKLPPSDTSKASEQHHEDTQILLPPTERDGEHSMSTGKSGDSQNDEVMASHRVATAIHGVAHNRSARTDSDTPSDDAADVSQVRHPENVSAGTEMKSVRVEPSPGVKESPQQACSERKSGDPHTSGTAKATSVTQSRRGDQSEPVAFAKALAVLARRGRLVRPKPNLGPSSRSKQSQILTQREGDCSSSDAQVSTQRPIGGAVEQENPAAGASSEVLDHVDQPHAVAGPPLGSLDEVSYTQDLTTSSAAGHQIPADFMLSEMLSGQVPADPDETFFILSLTEIPLCSLREMGDSTSEPLLPVAELSQQQQSVSEESLGEPPAQVVVSIKEGGLVTVGGVPPDPAAHKGSDLDNPVDPHESVAVEASTSPAAERRPPRPRRRHGQSTAAAKQHQRKKRGRGASELPGPLPEPEGHLRNVTPGGGTDAKDARSAAGTTLTRTTRLRASSHGSPCDEHKHSAVSPPHSIAKTAAAQQDTASAPPPAPPPPAEEDAELISDTEENDGTEQPPTGVSQYFLSDIFTEVEDE